The Mus caroli chromosome 1, CAROLI_EIJ_v1.1, whole genome shotgun sequence genome has a window encoding:
- the Chpf gene encoding chondroitin sulfate synthase 2, which yields MRASLLLSVLRPAGPVAVGISLGFTLSLLSVTWVEEPCGPGPPQPGDSELPPRGNTNAARRPNSVQPGSERERPGAGAGIGESWEPRVLPYHPAQPGQATKKAVRTRYISTELGIRQKLLVAVLTSQATLPTLGVAVNRTLGHRLEHVVFLTGARGRRTPSGMAVVALGEERPIGHLHLALRHLLEQHGDDFDWFFLVPDATYTEAHGLDRLAGHLSLASATHLYLGRPQDFIGGETTPGRYCHGGFGVLLSRTLLQQLRPHLESCRNDIVSARPDEWLGRCILDATGMGCTGDHEGMHYNYLELSPGEPVQEGDPRFRSALTAHPVRDPVHMYQLHKAFARAELDRTYQEIQELQWEIQNTSRLAADGERASAWPVGIPAPSRPASRFEVLRWDYFTEQYTFSCADGSPRCPLRGADQADVADVLGTALEELNRRYQPALRLQKQQLVNGYRRFDPARGMEYTLDLQLEALTPQGGRWPLTRRVQLLRPLSRVEILPVPYVTEASRLTVLLPLAAVERDLASGFLEAFATAALEPGDAAALTLLLLYEPRQAQRAAHADVFAPVKAHVAELERRFPGARVPWLSVQTAAPSPLRLMDLLSKKHPLDTLFLLAGPDTVLTPDFLNRCRMHAISGWQAFFPMHFQAFHPAVAPPQGPGPPELGRDTGHFDRQAASEACFYNSDYVAARGRLVAASEQEEELLESLDVYELFLRFSNLHVLRAVEPALLQRYRAQPCSARLSEDLYHRCRQSVLEGLGSRTQLAMLLFEQEQGNST from the exons ATGCGGGCATCGCTGCTGCTGTCCGTGCTGCGGCCCGCGGGGCCCGTGGCCGTGGGCATCTCTCTGGGCTTCACCCTGAGCCTGCTCAGCGTCACCTGGGTGGAGGAGCCTTGCGGACCCGGGCCGCCCCAACCCGGAGACTCTGAGCTGCCGCCGCGCGGCAACACCAACGCGGCGCGCCGGCCCAACTCCGTGCAGCCCGGATCCGAGCGCGAGAGGCCCGGGGCCGGCGCAGGCATCGGTGAGAGCTGGGAGCCTCGTGTCTTGCCCTACCATCCCGCGCAGCCAGGCCAGGCCACCAAGAAGGCCGTCAG AACTCGGTATATCAGCACGGAGCTGGGCATCAGGCAGAAGCTTCTGGTGGCAGTGCTGACCTCACAAGCCACGTTGCCTACACTGGGTGTGGCTGTAAACCGAACTTTGGGACACCGACTGGAGCATGTAGTGTTCCTGACCGGTGCGAGGGGCCGCCGGACACCTTCAGGCATGGCGGTGGTGGCACTGGGCgaagagaggcccatcggacACCTGCACCTGGCGCTGCGCCACCTGCTGGAGCAACACGGCGATGACTTTGACTGGTTTTTCCTAGTGCCTGATGCCACCTATACTGAGGCGCATGGACTGGACCGCCTAGCTGGCCACCTCAGCCTTGCTTCAGCAACCCATCTCTATCTTGGCCGGCCGCAGGACTTCATCGGTGGAGAGACTACCCCAGGCCGCTACTGCCACGGGGGCTTTGGAGTGTTGCTCTCTCGCACACTGCTACAGCAACTGCGCCCCCACCTGGAAAGCTGCCGCAACGACATCGTCAGTGCTCGCCCGGATGAGTGGTTGGGCCGGTGCATCCTTGATGCCACAGGCATGGGCTGTACTGGTGACCATGAG GGAATGCACTACAACTACCTGGAACTGAGCCCCGGGGAGCCTGTGCAGGAGGGGGACCCTCGTTTCCGCAGCGCCTTGACAGCCCATCCCGTGCGTGACCCTGTGCACATGTACCAGCTGCACAAAGCTTTTGCCCGAGCTGAGCTGGACCGCACGTACCAGGAAATTCAAGAATTGCAG TGGGAGATCCAGAATACCAGCCGACTGGCTGCTGATGGGGAGAGGGCCTCTGCCTGGCCAGTGGGCATCCCAGCACCGTCTCGCCCTGCCTCACGCTTTGAGGTTCTGCGCTGGGACTACTTCACGGAACAGTACACGTTCTCCTGCGCCGATGGCTCACCCCGCTGCCCGTTGCGTGGCGCCGACCAGGCTGATGTGGCTGACGTCCTGGGGACAGCCTTAGAGGAGCTCAACCGCCGTTACCAGCCAGCGCTGCGGCTCCAGAAGCAACAGCTGGTGAACGGCTATCGGCGTTTTGATCCAGCCCGAGGCATGGAATACACACTAGACCTGCAGCTGGAAGCACTGACGCCCCAGGGTGGCCGCTGGCCCCTCACCCGCAGGGTGCAGCTCCTTCGGCCCTTGAGCCGAGTGGAGATCTTGCCTGTGCCCTATGTCACCGAGGCTTCTCGGCTCACTGTGCTACTGCCACTGGCTGCAGTGGAACGCGacctggcttctggcttcttagAAGCCTTTGCCACTGCAGCCCTGGAACCTGGTGATGCAGCAGCCTTGACCCTGCTGCTGCTGTATGAGCCACGCCAGGCCCAGCGGGCAGCCCATGCGGATGTCTTCGCACCTGTCAAGGCCCACGTGGCAGAGCTAGAGCGGCGTTTCCCTGGTGCCCGGGTGCCCTGGCTCAGTGTGCAGACAGCCGCGCCCTCTCCACTGCGTCTCATGGATCTGCTGTCCAAGAAGCACCCACTAGACACTCTGTTCCTGCTGGCCGGGCCAGACACGGTACTCACACCTGACTTCCTGAACCGCTGCCGCATGCACGCCATCTCTGGCTGGCAGGCCTTCTTCCCCATGCACTTCCAGGCCTTCCACCCTGCTGTAGCTCCACCTCAGGGCCCTGGGCCACCAGAGCTGGGCCGTGACACCGGCCACTTTGACCGCCAGGCTGCCAGTGAGGCTTGCTTCTACAACTCCGACTATGTGGCAGCCCGTGGCCGGCTGGTGGCAGCCtcggagcaggaggaggagctgctGGAGAGCCTGGATGTATACGAGTTGTTTCTGCGCTTCTCCAACTTGCATGTGCTGAGAGCGGTGGAGCCAGCCTTGCTGCAGCGCTACCGAGCCCAGCCGTGCAGCGCACGGCTCAGTGAGGACCTTTACCACCGCTGTCGCCAGAGCGTACTTGAGGGCCTTGGCTCCCGCACCCAGCTTGCCATGCTGCTCTTTGAGCAGGAACAGGGGAACAGCACCTAA
- the Tmem198 gene encoding transmembrane protein 198 has translation MPGTMETLRFQLLPPEPDDTFWGAPCEQPLERRYQALPALVCIMCCLFGVVYCFFGYRCFKAVLFLTGLLFGSVVIFLLCYRERVLETQLSAGASAGIALGIGLLCGLVAMLVRSVGLFLVGLLLGLLLAAAALLGSAPYYQPGSVWGPLGLLLGGGLLCALLTLRWPRPLTTLATAVTGAALIATAADYFAELLLLGRYVVERLRAAPVPPLCWRSWALLALWPLLSLMGVLVQWRVTTERDSHTEVVISRQRRRVQLMRIRQQEERKEKRRKKRPPRAPPRGPRAPPRPGPPDPAYRRRPVPIKRFNGDVLSPSYIQSFRDRQTGSSLSSFMASPTDTDYEYGSRGPLTACSGPPVRV, from the exons ATGCCGGGTACTATGGAAACTCTGCGGTTTCAGCTGCTGCCCCCGGAGCCGGATGACACCTTCTGGGGTGCACCTTGTGAACAGCCTCTGGAGCGCAGGTATCAGGCACTGCCGGCCCTCGTCTGCATCATGTGCTGTTTGTTTGGAGTCGTCTACTGCTTCTTTG GTTACCGCTGCTTCAAGGCAGTACTCTTCCTCACTGGGTTGCTGTTTGGCTCAGTGGTCATCTTCCTGCTGTGCTACCGAGAGCGGGTTCTGGAGACGCAGCTGAGTGCTGGGGCAAGCGCGGGCATCGCACTGGGCATCGGGCTGCTCTGCGGGCTGGTAGCCATGCTGGTCCGCAGTGTGGGCCTCTTCCTGGTGGGGCTGCTGCTCGGTTTGCTGCTCGCTGCTGCTGCCCTACTAGGCTCTGCACCCTATTACCAGCCGGGCTCCGTATGGGGCCCGCTGGGACTGCTGCTGGGAGGAGGCCTGCTCTGTGCCCTGCTCACGCTGCGCTGGCCCCGACCACTCACCACCCTGGCCACTGCCGTGACGGGCGCTGCCCTCATCGCCACTGCTGCAGACTATTTTGCTGAACTGCTACTGCTGGGGCGCTACGTGGTGGAGCGACTGCGGGCTGCACCTGTGCCTCCCCTCTGCTGGCGGAGCTGGGCCCTGCTGGCACTCTGGCCTCTACTTAGCCTGATGGGCGTCCTGGTGCAGTGGAGGGTGACAACCGAGAGGGACTCCCACACAGAAG TGGTCATCAGCCGGCAGAGAAGGCGAGTGCAGCTGATGCGGATCCGGCAGCAGGAAGAACGCAAGGAGAAGCGGCGGAAGAAGAGACCCCCTCGGGCCCCTCCCAGAGGTCCTCGGGCACCTCCAAGGCCTGGTCCCCCTGACCCTGCTTATAGACGCAGGCCAGTGCCCATCAAACGCTTCAATGGAGATGTCCTCTCCCCG AGTTACATCCAGAGCTTCCGGGACCGGCAGACTGGGAGCTCTCTGAGTTCCTTCATGGCCTCCCCTACAGACACGGACTATGAGTATGGGTCCCGGGGACCACTGACAGCCTGCTCGGGACCCCCTGTACGGGTGTAG